In Oryza sativa Japonica Group chromosome 3, ASM3414082v1, one DNA window encodes the following:
- the ACS1 gene encoding 1-aminocyclopropane-1-carboxylate synthase 1 yields MVSQVVAEEKPQLLSKKAGCNSHGQDSSYFLGWQEYEKNPFDPVSNPSGIIQMGLAENQLSFDLLEEWLEKNPHALGLRREGGGASVFRELALFQDYHGLPAFKNALARFMSEQRGYKVVFDPSNIVLTAGATSANEALMFCLADHGDAFLIPTPYYPGFDRDLKWRTGAEIVPVHCASANGFRVTRPALDDAYRRAQKRRLRVKGVLITNPSNPLGTASPRADLETIVDFVAAKGIHLISDEIYAGTAFAEPPAGFVSALEVVAGRDGGGADVSDRVHVVYSLSKDLGLPGFRVGAIYSANAAVVSAATKMSSFGLVSSQTQYLLAALLGDRDFTRSYVAENKRRIKERHDQLVDGLREIGIGCLPSNAGLFCWVDMSHLMRSRSFAGEMELWKKVVFEVGLNISPGSSCHCREPGWFRVCFANMSAKTLDVAMQRLRSFVDSATGGGDNAALRRAAVPVRSVSCPLAIKWALRLTPSIADRKAER; encoded by the exons ATGGTGAGCCAAGTGGTCGCCGAGGAGAAGCCGCAGCTGCTGTCCAAGAAGGCCGGGTGCAACAGCCACGGCCAGGACTCGTCCTACTTCCTGGGGTGGCAGGAGTACGAGAAAAACCCGTTCGACCCCGTCTCCAACCCTTCCGGCATCATCCAGATGGGCCTCGCCGAGAACCAG CTGTCGTTCGACCTGCTTGAGGAGTGGCTGGAGAAGAACCCCCACGCGCTCGGCCTCCggcgagagggcggcggcgcctccgtcTTCCGCGAGCTCGCGCTGTTCCAGGACTACCACGGCCTCCCGGCTTTCAaaaat GCATTGGCGCGGTTCATGTCGGAGCAGAGAGGGTACAAGGTGGTGTTCGACCCCAGCAACATCGTGCTcaccgccggcgccacctcggctaACGAGGCGCTCATGTTCTGCCTCGCCGACCACGGCGACGCCTTCCTCATCCCCACCCCATACTACCCAGG GTTCGACCGCGACCTCAAGTGGCGCACCGGCGCGGAGATCGTACCCGTGCACTGCGCGAGCGCGAACGGGTTCCGGGTGACGCGCCCCGCGCTGGACGACGCGTACCGCCGCGCGCAGAAGCGCCGGCTGCGCGTCAAGGGGGTGCTGATCACCAACCCGTCCAACCCGCTCGGCAccgcgtcgccgcgcgccgacCTCGAGACGATCGTCGACTTCGTCGCCGCCAAGGGCATCCACCTCATCAGCGACGAGATCTACGCCGGCACGGCGTTCGCCGAGCCGCCCGCGGGCTTCGTCAGCGCGCTCGAGGTCGTGGccgggcgcgacggcggcggcgctgacgTGTCCGACCGCGTGCACGTCGTGTACAGCCTGTCCAAGGACCTCGGCCTCCCGGGGTTCCGCGTCGGCGCCATCTACTccgccaacgccgccgtcgTGTCCGCGGCGACCAAGATGTCCAGCTTCGGCCTCGTGTCGTCCCAGACGCAGTACCTCCTCGCGGCGCTGCTCGGCGACAGGGACTTCACCCGGAGCTACGTCGCGGAGAACAAGCGGCGGATCAAGGAGCGGCACGACCAGCTCGTGGACGGGCTCAGGGAGATCGGCATTGGGTGCCTGCCCAGCAACGCCGGCCTCTTCTGCTGGGTGGACATGAGCCACCTGATGCGGAGCcggtcgttcgccggcgagatGGAGCTCTGGAAGAAGGTGGTGTTCGAGGTCGGCCTCAACATCTCCCCCGGGTCGTCGTGCCACTGCCGCGAGCCCGGCTGGTTCCGCGTCTGCTTCGCCAACATGTCGGCCAAGACCCTCGACGTCGCCATGCAGCGCCTCAGGTCGTTCGTCGactccgccaccggcggcggcgacaacgccgccctccgccgcgccgccgtccccgtcagGAGCGTCAGCTGCCCGCTCGCCATCAAGTGGGCGCTCCGCCT